A single region of the Erythrobacter sp. genome encodes:
- a CDS encoding helicase-related protein — translation MCGHSSGMMGFPLRLLAREVYDRVRAIKGDDAVALITGEERIEPPGARYFLCTAEAMDRVGGGHSFVAVDEAQLGADPERGHIFTDRLLNARGRDETMILGSATLEPLVRQLIPRAELIERPRFSTLTHSGSDKLSRLPPRSAVVAFSVEQVYAMAEALRRFRGGAAVVMGALSPETRNRQVELFQNGEVDYIVATDAIGMGLNLDLDHVAFAALTKFDGRRKRRLTPAEMAQIAGRAGRHQRDGSFGTLTGGGSRSGAPLEFTEEEIYAIEEHRFAPLTHLFWREAEPRFDNLATLIADLESKPQDEALKPAPQAIDLAVLKRLAEEPIADSVRGTGSVRRFWEACSLPDFRSVGVDTHARFVARLWDDLREGYLGADFVAARIAELDRVQGDIDTLQGRIAAIRSWAYICQRPDWVLARDEMAARARAVEAKLSDALHARLTERFVNRRTTILMKSLGQDASALPVTLEPDGRVTVEGEPIGRLEGFRFSVDPDATLADRKMLLAAGERALPAILTQRAENLLGEKLDELEIAKGAIRWHGRALATIVMPADFGEARLDFAREVTMLPDAARAKLEAGLSAWLAARLEPLAPLRKLAEAARDPAAGSEARALLITLIEAGGVVSREKAGLEHLPKEMRPFLRKLGVTFGALDIFARDLLKPAPRQLLHALGLDRRPLEPAMLPVLGEAKRLPAGYRPAGSQVIRVDLAEKILRAAFDARSKANERVAKGDAPEPRKARTGARFRLDLALPVSIGLEEDNARRLLGSAGFRYHRARDLAEGAFGPPAPDSWTWRPRRAGEAKRSREGGRPERRDEPRKEGKRPPRKGPAPRDRKPRPARQDTGPARAGGAFDGLADLLSGKAGK, via the coding sequence ATGTGCGGCCATTCCTCGGGCATGATGGGCTTTCCGCTGCGCCTGCTCGCGCGCGAGGTCTACGACCGGGTCCGCGCGATCAAGGGCGACGACGCGGTTGCGCTGATCACCGGCGAGGAACGGATCGAGCCGCCGGGCGCGCGCTATTTCCTGTGCACCGCCGAAGCGATGGACCGCGTCGGCGGGGGACATTCCTTCGTCGCGGTGGACGAGGCGCAATTGGGCGCGGACCCCGAACGCGGGCACATCTTCACCGACCGACTGCTGAACGCGCGCGGGCGGGACGAGACGATGATCCTGGGCTCGGCCACGCTCGAACCGCTGGTGCGCCAGCTCATACCGCGCGCTGAACTCATTGAAAGGCCGCGCTTTTCCACCCTCACGCATTCGGGCTCGGACAAGCTTTCGCGCCTGCCGCCGCGCTCCGCCGTGGTCGCCTTCTCGGTCGAGCAGGTCTACGCCATGGCCGAGGCGCTGAGGCGCTTTCGCGGCGGCGCAGCGGTGGTGATGGGTGCGCTCAGCCCGGAAACGCGCAACCGCCAGGTCGAGCTCTTCCAGAACGGCGAGGTCGATTACATCGTCGCGACCGACGCGATCGGAATGGGGCTCAATCTCGATCTCGACCACGTCGCCTTCGCGGCACTCACCAAGTTCGACGGGCGGCGCAAGCGGCGGCTCACGCCCGCCGAAATGGCCCAGATCGCCGGGCGCGCCGGGCGGCACCAGCGCGACGGCAGCTTCGGCACGCTGACCGGCGGCGGCAGCCGGTCCGGCGCGCCGCTCGAATTCACCGAGGAGGAGATCTACGCGATCGAGGAGCACCGCTTCGCTCCGCTCACCCACCTTTTCTGGCGCGAGGCAGAACCGCGCTTCGACAACCTCGCAACGCTCATCGCAGATCTCGAATCGAAGCCGCAGGACGAAGCGCTGAAACCCGCTCCGCAGGCGATCGACCTCGCCGTGCTCAAGCGCCTTGCCGAAGAACCCATCGCCGACAGCGTCCGCGGGACGGGCTCGGTTCGGCGGTTCTGGGAAGCCTGCTCGCTGCCCGATTTCCGCTCGGTCGGGGTCGACACCCACGCCCGCTTCGTCGCGCGGCTGTGGGACGACTTGCGCGAAGGCTATCTCGGCGCGGATTTCGTCGCTGCGCGCATTGCCGAACTTGACCGTGTGCAGGGCGACATCGACACGCTGCAGGGACGCATCGCGGCGATTCGCTCCTGGGCCTATATCTGCCAACGGCCCGACTGGGTGCTCGCCCGCGACGAGATGGCGGCCCGCGCGCGGGCCGTCGAGGCGAAGCTTTCGGACGCGCTCCACGCGCGGCTGACCGAACGCTTCGTCAACCGGAGGACGACGATCTTGATGAAATCGCTGGGACAGGATGCGAGCGCCCTGCCCGTCACGCTGGAGCCCGACGGGCGCGTGACGGTCGAGGGCGAGCCGATCGGGCGGCTCGAGGGATTCCGCTTTTCGGTCGATCCCGACGCGACACTGGCCGACCGCAAGATGCTGCTCGCCGCGGGCGAACGCGCGCTGCCGGCGATCCTGACTCAGCGCGCGGAGAACCTGCTCGGCGAAAAGCTGGACGAGCTCGAGATCGCGAAAGGTGCGATCCGCTGGCACGGGCGCGCGCTTGCGACCATCGTCATGCCGGCCGATTTCGGCGAGGCGCGGCTCGATTTCGCGCGCGAGGTGACGATGCTGCCCGATGCGGCGCGCGCGAAGCTGGAAGCGGGCCTTTCGGCATGGCTGGCCGCGCGGCTCGAGCCGCTCGCGCCCCTGCGCAAGCTGGCCGAGGCCGCGCGCGACCCCGCCGCCGGGTCCGAGGCGCGCGCCCTGCTCATCACGCTGATCGAGGCGGGCGGCGTCGTCAGCCGCGAAAAGGCCGGGCTCGAACACCTGCCCAAGGAGATGCGGCCCTTCCTGAGGAAGCTCGGCGTGACTTTCGGCGCGCTCGATATCTTCGCGCGCGACCTTTTGAAGCCCGCGCCGCGTCAATTGCTCCATGCGCTCGGGCTCGACCGCAGGCCGCTCGAGCCCGCCATGCTCCCGGTGCTCGGCGAGGCGAAGCGCCTGCCCGCCGGATACCGCCCGGCGGGCAGCCAAGTGATCCGCGTTGACCTCGCCGAGAAGATCCTGCGCGCCGCCTTCGATGCGCGCAGCAAGGCGAACGAGCGGGTGGCGAAAGGCGATGCGCCCGAACCGCGAAAGGCCCGGACAGGCGCTCGCTTCCGGCTCGACCTCGCCCTGCCCGTCTCGATCGGGCTGGAAGAGGACAACGCCCGCCGCCTGCTCGGCAGCGCAGGATTCCGCTACCATCGCGCGCGCGACCTTGCCGAAGGCGCCTTCGGCCCGCCCGCTCCCGACAGCTGGACATGGCGCCCGAGGCGCGCCGGAGAGGCGAAGCGGAGCCGCGAAGGCGGACGGCCCGAGCGCCGCGACGAGCCCCGCAAGGAGGGCAAGCGGCCGCCGCGCAAGGGTCCGGCACCGCGCGACCGCAAGCCGCGCCCCGCGAGGCAAGACACCGGGCCCGCGCGCGCCGGCGGCGCTTTCGACGGGCTCGCCGACCTCCTTTCCGGCAAGGCGGGCAAGTGA
- a CDS encoding M23 family metallopeptidase has protein sequence MEASTDLPDSHNVAAYLRKGKALVPPSSQQKVKRQVVTRVRGFSDRYDEWKLAVGRRFERLDLAPDLAENIGSRRWFRGLGTMIALGAAAFAFWPDFTPLEAHLSMPDSPEIRDEMRRGIILPLALGADSGRRMAPSARVIPLKAAPERPQVELLATLAPGDSFEGMLRRAGVAGADVARVAALVEDAMPLSELKPGTQVDIVLGRRPGPGAPRPLDALTFRARFDLELEIARMGEDGAGPLALQRNFIRVDDTPLRVRGKVGPSLYRSMRAAGVPASAVQEYLRALDNQIDMDREVAASDEFDIILAYRRAATGERQAGQLLYAGIDRGGQPKTQLMRWGEDGQFYEASGVGEQRRGLVQPVPGPISSRYGMRRHPILGYRRMHAGLDFRARHGTPIVAVTDGRVSSAGRAGGCGIAVRIDHGDGLSTRYCHMSRMAVSRGQRVDRGQIIGYVGSTGLSTGPHLHYEMYRGGRSINPESVSFVTRAQLTGTELLDFRRRLIELKEVEVGAALADLEPLPGEIEEPKREIEKIDLARRMN, from the coding sequence GTGGAAGCGAGCACAGACCTACCCGATTCGCATAATGTCGCGGCTTACCTGCGAAAGGGCAAGGCGCTCGTCCCGCCGAGCTCGCAGCAGAAGGTGAAACGCCAGGTCGTCACCCGCGTGCGCGGCTTTTCCGATCGCTATGACGAATGGAAGCTGGCGGTCGGTCGGAGGTTCGAGCGGCTCGACCTCGCCCCGGACCTGGCCGAGAATATCGGCAGCCGCCGCTGGTTCCGCGGCCTCGGCACGATGATCGCGCTGGGCGCGGCGGCCTTTGCCTTCTGGCCCGATTTCACTCCGCTCGAAGCGCACCTGTCGATGCCCGACAGTCCGGAAATCCGCGACGAGATGCGGCGCGGGATCATCCTGCCGCTTGCCCTTGGGGCGGATAGCGGGCGACGCATGGCGCCGAGCGCGCGGGTCATTCCCCTCAAGGCCGCGCCCGAACGTCCGCAGGTCGAATTGCTCGCGACGCTCGCGCCCGGCGACAGTTTCGAGGGGATGCTGCGGCGCGCCGGCGTGGCGGGGGCGGATGTCGCGCGGGTCGCGGCGCTGGTCGAGGACGCCATGCCCTTGTCCGAATTGAAGCCGGGCACGCAGGTCGACATCGTGCTCGGCCGCCGACCCGGCCCCGGCGCGCCGCGCCCGCTCGATGCTCTCACCTTCCGCGCGCGGTTCGATCTCGAACTCGAAATCGCCCGCATGGGCGAGGACGGCGCGGGCCCGCTGGCGCTGCAGCGCAATTTCATCAGGGTCGACGACACCCCGCTGCGCGTGCGCGGGAAGGTGGGCCCGAGCCTCTACCGCTCGATGCGCGCGGCGGGCGTTCCGGCGAGCGCGGTGCAGGAATACCTGCGCGCGCTCGACAACCAGATCGACATGGACCGCGAGGTCGCCGCTTCGGATGAATTCGACATCATCCTCGCCTATCGCCGCGCCGCCACGGGCGAGCGGCAGGCGGGGCAATTGCTCTATGCCGGGATCGACCGCGGCGGGCAGCCGAAGACGCAGCTGATGCGCTGGGGCGAGGACGGGCAATTCTACGAAGCCTCGGGCGTGGGTGAGCAGCGGCGCGGGCTGGTGCAGCCCGTGCCGGGGCCGATCTCCTCGCGCTACGGCATGAGGCGTCATCCGATCCTCGGCTATCGGCGGATGCACGCGGGGCTCGATTTCCGCGCCCGCCACGGCACGCCGATCGTCGCCGTGACCGACGGGCGGGTAAGCTCGGCGGGCCGCGCGGGCGGCTGCGGCATCGCGGTGCGCATCGACCACGGCGACGGGCTTTCGACGCGCTATTGCCACATGAGCCGGATGGCGGTGAGCCGGGGCCAGCGGGTCGATCGCGGGCAGATCATCGGCTATGTCGGCTCCACCGGCCTGTCGACCGGCCCGCACCTCCATTACGAGATGTATCGCGGCGGGCGCTCGATCAATCCGGAAAGCGTTTCCTTCGTCACCCGCGCCCAGCTCACCGGCACGGAGCTGCTCGATTTCCGCCGCCGCCTGATCGAGCTGAAGGAGGTCGAGGTCGGCGCGGCGCTTGCCGATCTCGAGCCGCTGCCGGGCGAGATCGAAGAGCCCAAGCGCGAAATCGAGAAGATCGACCTCGCCCGCCGGATGAACTGA
- the hemB gene encoding porphobilinogen synthase has protein sequence MRGHYPNTRLRRTRATAWSRALHRETLITPADLIWPLFVTSGEGVEEPVASLPGVSRWSVDLIAKRAKEAVELGIPVIALFPNTPPDLRSERGEEAHNPDNLMCRAIRAIKDACGDDIGVLTDVALDPYTSHGQDGLLDEAGYVTNDETVAMLVDQAINQAEAGADIIAPSDMMDGRIGAIRRALEMGGHVNVQVMSYAAKYASAFYGPFRDAVGSGGLLKGDKKTYQMDPANGDEALREVALDLAEGADSVMVKPGLAYLDIIYRVRQEFGVPVFAYQVSGEYAMIEAAEAAGAGNRDALLMEKLVAFKRAGCSGVLTYHAPHAARLLNG, from the coding sequence ATGAGAGGACATTATCCCAACACCCGCCTGCGCCGCACACGGGCCACGGCGTGGAGCCGCGCGCTTCACCGCGAAACCCTCATCACCCCGGCGGACCTCATCTGGCCGCTCTTCGTCACCTCGGGCGAGGGCGTGGAGGAACCGGTCGCGAGCCTTCCCGGCGTGTCGCGCTGGTCGGTCGACCTCATCGCCAAGCGCGCGAAGGAGGCGGTGGAGCTCGGGATCCCGGTCATCGCGCTGTTTCCCAACACGCCGCCCGACCTGCGCAGCGAGCGGGGCGAGGAAGCGCACAACCCCGACAACCTGATGTGCCGCGCGATCCGCGCGATCAAGGACGCCTGCGGGGACGACATCGGCGTGCTCACCGATGTCGCGCTCGACCCCTATACCAGCCACGGGCAGGACGGCCTGCTCGACGAGGCGGGCTATGTCACCAATGACGAGACCGTCGCCATGCTGGTCGACCAGGCGATCAACCAGGCCGAGGCCGGGGCCGACATCATCGCGCCGTCGGACATGATGGACGGGCGCATCGGCGCGATCCGCCGTGCGCTCGAAATGGGCGGGCACGTCAACGTCCAGGTGATGAGCTACGCCGCCAAGTATGCGAGCGCCTTCTACGGCCCGTTCCGCGACGCGGTCGGCTCGGGCGGGCTGCTGAAAGGCGACAAGAAGACCTACCAGATGGACCCGGCCAACGGCGACGAGGCGCTGCGCGAGGTCGCGCTCGACCTTGCCGAGGGCGCGGACAGCGTGATGGTGAAGCCCGGCCTCGCCTATCTCGACATCATCTACCGCGTCCGGCAGGAATTCGGCGTGCCCGTCTTCGCCTACCAGGTGTCGGGCGAATACGCGATGATCGAGGCGGCCGAGGCGGCGGGCGCGGGCAATCGCGACGCGCTGTTGATGGAAAAGCTGGTCGCTTTCAAGCGCGCCGGATGCAGCGGGGTGCTGACCTATCACGCGCCCCACGCCGCGCGCCTTTTGAATGGGTGA
- a CDS encoding GNAT family N-acetyltransferase produces MGEFRRETTRLVLRDWCEADWDEFFRLTDTPAVMRWLGGPLGAEGRRLQRERVTTCRARNGFCFWVVERLADGGHLAGEMLGFCGLKRADAPGSSIADEFEVGWRFREDSWGRVYAKEAALAALDLAFGTFEADEVFAITVPDNTASWGLMIRLGMERRPELDYDDTRFTGAMRRQILYSITRDQWESSE; encoded by the coding sequence ATGGGTGAGTTTCGCCGTGAGACGACCCGGCTGGTGCTGCGCGACTGGTGCGAGGCGGACTGGGACGAATTCTTCCGCCTGACCGACACGCCCGCCGTGATGCGCTGGCTCGGCGGCCCGCTCGGGGCCGAGGGGCGCAGGCTCCAGCGCGAGCGGGTGACGACCTGCCGCGCGCGCAACGGGTTCTGTTTCTGGGTGGTCGAACGGCTGGCGGACGGCGGGCATCTTGCAGGCGAAATGCTCGGCTTTTGCGGTTTGAAGCGCGCCGATGCGCCGGGCAGTTCGATCGCGGACGAATTCGAAGTCGGCTGGCGATTTCGGGAGGACAGCTGGGGCCGGGTCTATGCGAAGGAGGCGGCACTCGCCGCGCTCGACCTCGCTTTCGGGACATTCGAGGCGGACGAGGTCTTTGCGATCACCGTCCCCGACAACACGGCGAGCTGGGGCCTCATGATCCGGCTCGGCATGGAACGGCGGCCCGAGCTCGACTACGACGACACGCGCTTCACCGGCGCAATGCGGCGCCAGATCCTGTATTCGATCACCCGCGACCAATGGGAGAGCTCTGAATGA